The following coding sequences are from one Lathamus discolor isolate bLatDis1 chromosome 10, bLatDis1.hap1, whole genome shotgun sequence window:
- the LOC136020074 gene encoding protocadherin gamma-A10-like codes for MGAAGRRWGRRERALLWGVLVAAWNAACGQLRYSVPEELPKGSFVGDVIKDLGLELLALRDRGVRVISEGRTQYFTLQGKTGHLVTAERIDREQLCRLLEKCVLRCKVIVEGDMQVYGIEVEIMDINDNAPSFKETELEETMSEMTAPGSRFPLAGAHDPDAGPNSLQRYELSGDEHFSLAVQAGPGGDQRPELVLEKALDREEAAFHELVLRASDGGEPARTGTARIRVMVLDANDNAPVFSQEEYMVRVTENVPMGSVLVTLKATDADEGLNGHVKYSFHKISDRASELFHLSPETGEISLKDNLDFEEISSHELQVQARDGGGLSDTAIVAITVTDVNDNAPEISVRSSLSEVSENAPPGTVVALLHVQDRDSGANGQVRCSLTEGVPFRLRSSQGSYYRVVTSGELDREKVSEYNLTVRAVDGGSPAMQSRALLTLRVLDVNDNAPVFAEPRYSARLAENNAAGALVLTVRASDADWGQNARVRYRLSEGRVRGAPLSSYVSVQAETGALYALRSFDYEEVREVRLWVWAEDGGAPALSSNVSVLLEIVDENDNAPQVLYPPAAAPSAAAVSGWAGVELAPRSAEPGALVAKVVAVDADAGQNAWLSYELAKATEPGLFRVGLHSGEVRTARFPLARDAARQSLVVVVKDHGRPALSATATLTVVLAESVAELLSELGSAAAAPGEPAASLTRWLVLAVAAVSCLFLAFLLLLLALRLRRWRRSQLLAASGSASLRGVPASHFVGIDGVRAFLHSYSHVVSLTADSRKSQLRLSSGSCCDTLPVRPPPNEPAPLVGDDPAASRRVDPSIPPVSSFQKPFSTPLPSLF; via the coding sequence ATGGGCGCAGCGGGGAGGCGCTGGGGACGGCGGGAGCGAGCCTTGCTGTGGGGTGTTCTGGTGGCGGCGTGGAACGCGGCGTGCGGGCAGCTGCGCTACTCGGTTCCCGAGGAGCTGCCCAAGGGCTCGTTCGTGGGCGACGTGATCAAGgacctggggctggagctgctggcgCTCCGTGACCGCGGAGTCCGAGTCATCTCCGAAGGAAGGACGCAGTATTTCACGTTGCAGGGGAAGACGGGTCATTTGGTAACGGCGGAGAGGATAGACAGGGAGCAGCTGTGCCGACTACTGGAGAAATGTGTGCTGCGCTGTAAGGTGATAGTGGAGGGAGATATGCAGGTTTACGGCATCGAAGTGGAGATCATGGACATTAACGACAACGCTCCCAGTTTCAAGGAAACCGAGCTAGAGGAGACAATGAGCGAGATGACCGCCCCGGGTTCACGGTTTCCCTTGGCCGGGGCTCACGACCCGGACGCAGGCCCGAATTCCCTGCAGCGCTACGAGCTGAGCGGCGACGAGCACTTCTCGCTGGCCGTACAGGCTGGTCCCGGCGGGGATCAGCGTCCCGAGCTGGTGCTGGAGAAGGCGCTGGACCGGGAGGAGGCGGCCTTTCACGAACTGGTGCTGAGAGCGAGCGACGGTGGAGAGCCTGCGCGGACGGGCACGGCTCGGATTCGCGTGATGGTGCTGGACGCCAATGACAACGCGCCCGTGTTCAGCCAGGAGGAGTACATGGTGCGTGTGACCGAGAACGTGCCCATGGGCTCCGTCCTCGTCACCCTCAAGGCCACCGACGCTGACGAGGGTCTGAACGGACACGTGAAATACAGTTTCCATAAAATTTCAGACCGAGCGTCGGAACTGTTCCACTTAAGTCCTGAGACGGGAGAAATATCCCTGAAGGACAATTTAGACTTTGAAGAAATCTCCTCACACGAACTGCAGGTGCAGGCACGGGACGGCGGAGGTCTTTCTGACACGGCAATAGTCGCGATCACGGTGACAGACGTCAACGACAATGCACCCGAGATTTCAGTGAGATCCTCGTTGAGCGAGGTCTCAGAGAACGCGCCGCCGGGGACGGTGGTGGCCCTGCTGCACGTGCAGGACAGGGACTCGGGGGCGAACGGCCAGGTGCGGTGCTCCCTGACCGAGGGTGTCCCGTTCCGGCTTCGGAGCTCGCAGGGCAGCTACTACCGCGTGGTGACGTCAGGAGAGCTGGACCGCGAGAAGGTGTCAGAGTACAACCTGACCGTGCGGGCAGTGGACGGTGGGTCGCCGGCAATGCAGAGCAGAGCGCTGCTGACACTACGGGTGCTGGACGTGAACGACAACGCACCCGTGTTCGCGGAGCCGCGCTACAGCGCCCGGCTGGCCGAGAACAACGCGGCGGGAGCGCTGGTGCTGACGGTGCGAGCGTCGGACGCGGACTGGGGGCAGAACGCGCGCGTGCGGTACCGGCTGTCGGAGGGGCGGGTGCGGGGCGCGCCGCTCTCGTCCTACGTGTCGGTGCAGGCGGAGACGGGCGCGCTGTACGCGCTGCGCTCGTTCGACTACGAGGAGGTGCGCGAGGTGCGGCTGTGGGTGTGGGCGGAGGACGGCGGCGCGCCGGCGCTGAGCAGCAACGTGTCCGTGCTGCTGGAGATCGTGGACGAGAACGACAACGCGCCGCAGGTGCTGTACCCGCCGGCGGCGGCGCCTTCGGCAGCGGCGGTCTCGGGCTGGGCGGGCGTGGAGCTGGCGCCGCGGTCGGCGGAGCCCGGGGCGCTGGTGGCCAAGGTGGTGGCGGTGGACGCGGACGCGGGGCAGAACGCGTGGCTGTCGTACGAGCTGGCCAAGGCGACGGAGCCGGGGCTGTTCCGCGTGGGGCTGCACAGCGGCGAGGTGCGCACGGCGCGCTTCCCGCTGGCCCGCGACGCGGCGCGGCAGagcctggtggtggtggtgaaggaCCACGGGCGGCCGGCGCTGTCGGCCACGGCCACGCTGACGGTGGTGCTGGCCGAGAGCGTGGCCGAGCTGCTCTCGGAGCTgggcagcgcggcggcggcgccgggcgaGCCGGCCGCCAGCCTCACGcgctggctggtgctggccgTGGCGGCCGTGTCCTGCCTCTTCCTcgccttcctgctgctgctgctggctctgcgcCTGCGGCGCTGGCGCCGCTCGCAGCTGCTGGCGGCGTCGGGCAGCGCCTCCTTGCGCGGCGTCCCGGCCTCGCACTTCGTGGGCATCGACGGCGTCCGCGCCTTCCTGCACTCCTACTCGCACGTGGTGTCGCTCACTGCCGACTCGCGCAAGAGCCAGCTCCGCTTGTCCTCCGGCAGCTGCTGCGACACCCTCCCGGTCAGGCCGCCACCCAACGAACCTGCGCCGTTGGTCGGGGATGACCCTGCGGCCTCTCGCCGCGTCGACCCGTCCATTCCCCCGGTGAGTTCTTTCCAGAAGCCTTTCTCCACTCcgcttccttcccttttctga